The Acidobacteriota bacterium genome includes a region encoding these proteins:
- a CDS encoding tetratricopeptide repeat protein: MKAAVDERLVAAVLREAFALRSKDPEQARNWCHLAVLAARRLPTSGAKDLLPQCLANLGNAHRVLRDFERAGELLREAEFLAEGAAPLIQAEVASLYASYLTDVRQLAAAEARLREAEALTARWGSRHDLGKLKVQRAYIQEIQGRTKEAIETLTEAMNLLEGERDLLLLLMTLHNLADMLLSLGDFKQAWSVFESVSDDAYCKLGGAKGRWLRLWLKGRLMAGERRWHSASLAYEEARQLQGSDAGCLDRAILELDLVEANVELGDLGRAIEGAKRASSLCSRLMVGPELLVALCALASFRPKEAREEKFLTPLRQVRNDLRGYLYPFGSQPEPCSLSPDPCVS, from the coding sequence TTGAAGGCCGCGGTGGATGAGCGGCTGGTGGCGGCGGTGTTGCGTGAGGCCTTCGCCTTGCGCTCGAAGGACCCGGAGCAGGCGCGCAACTGGTGCCATCTCGCGGTCCTCGCCGCGCGCCGCCTGCCGACCTCCGGGGCAAAGGACTTGCTGCCGCAATGCCTTGCCAACCTGGGCAACGCCCACCGAGTACTGCGCGACTTTGAGCGCGCCGGCGAATTGCTACGCGAGGCGGAATTCCTAGCGGAGGGCGCGGCGCCGCTGATTCAGGCGGAGGTGGCTTCGCTCTACGCTTCGTATCTGACCGATGTGCGTCAGCTTGCCGCCGCCGAGGCAAGGCTGCGTGAGGCCGAAGCGCTCACCGCGCGGTGGGGATCACGTCACGACTTGGGCAAGCTCAAGGTGCAGAGGGCCTACATTCAGGAGATTCAGGGGCGAACCAAGGAGGCCATTGAGACGCTGACCGAGGCCATGAACCTTCTTGAAGGGGAGCGGGATTTGCTGCTCTTGCTCATGACCCTCCACAACCTCGCAGACATGCTCTTGAGTCTAGGAGACTTCAAACAAGCCTGGAGCGTGTTTGAAAGCGTCTCGGACGATGCGTACTGCAAACTAGGTGGTGCAAAGGGCAGGTGGCTAAGACTTTGGTTGAAGGGCCGGCTGATGGCCGGAGAACGTCGCTGGCACTCTGCTAGCTTGGCCTACGAAGAGGCTCGGCAACTTCAAGGTTCTGACGCCGGCTGCTTGGACCGGGCGATTCTCGAACTCGACTTGGTCGAAGCCAATGTCGAACTTGGAGATCTAGGCCGAGCAATCGAAGGAGCTAAACGCGCAAGCTCCCTTTGTTCGAGGCTTATGGTTGGACCCGAACTTCTTGTGGCCCTTTGCGCCCTCGCTAGCTTCCGGCCGAAGGAAGCCCGAGAGGAGAAGTTCTTGACTCCTCTCAGGCAGGTTCGAAATGACCTTAGGGGATATCTCTACCCGTTTGGATCCCAACCCGAGCCCTGCTCGTTGTCGCCTGACCCTTGTGTGTCCTGA
- a CDS encoding helix-turn-helix transcriptional regulator, whose product MKADLSQALRDLRKSRGISQKFIAQQAGVSPGAISHIERGESNPTVENLQRILTALGCDWLDLACALGHEGKLESTRELLEERFGVPVGDSAEAISANLRSRVKRATDNAARTIAKALHEAADSVAEGIAEDAAERQAGDGRQ is encoded by the coding sequence ATGAAAGCTGATCTTTCCCAGGCGCTGCGAGATCTACGGAAGTCCCGCGGCATTTCCCAGAAATTCATCGCCCAGCAGGCCGGAGTGAGTCCCGGAGCCATTAGCCACATCGAACGCGGGGAGTCGAATCCCACCGTCGAGAATCTTCAGCGGATCCTCACGGCGCTCGGTTGCGACTGGCTCGATTTGGCGTGTGCCTTGGGCCACGAAGGAAAGCTGGAGAGCACCCGCGAGTTGCTGGAGGAACGTTTCGGGGTACCGGTGGGTGACTCCGCCGAGGCGATCTCCGCCAATCTCCGTAGTCGGGTGAAACGGGCCACGGACAACGCTGCCCGCACGATCGCGAAGGCCCTGCACGAGGCGGCGGACAGCGTTGCCGAGGGCATCGCTGAGGATGCGGCAGAGCGCCAGGCTGGCGACGGCCGGCAGTAG